One Paenibacillus riograndensis SBR5 DNA segment encodes these proteins:
- a CDS encoding LysR family transcriptional regulator, protein MNIENIEAFVYINHYGSFNKAADVLYISQPTVTARIHSLERELDCRVFDRVGKQINLTDKGRQFLPYAQQILQVYQSGKHQVQSKGLVPDELRIGSTISVSNYLMPQLLVHLKGAYPNLNIKLTTAPTEVLIDKLKAKDIDLAFIRKVVNPAIQAYPFCEDPISLYVYEGHPLAQARRASIQDIRRETLVFFECGSLDWLRLHRVFESMEQPPDIVYQVDNLETAKKLVLRKAGIAFLPALSVQEEVAAGTLTRVEIAETEGISLRTSLISLNGEYAGFIQTLLELGTGNQLNRLIV, encoded by the coding sequence TTGAACATTGAAAATATCGAAGCGTTCGTCTATATCAACCACTACGGGAGCTTCAATAAGGCAGCGGATGTTCTGTATATTTCCCAGCCTACAGTTACTGCCCGCATACACTCGCTTGAACGTGAGCTGGATTGCAGAGTCTTCGACCGGGTGGGCAAGCAGATTAATCTCACGGATAAAGGCAGGCAGTTCCTTCCCTACGCCCAGCAAATTCTTCAGGTCTATCAATCGGGCAAACATCAGGTTCAATCTAAAGGGCTGGTCCCGGATGAGCTGCGAATCGGCAGCACGATATCCGTCTCCAACTATCTGATGCCGCAGCTTCTGGTTCATCTGAAGGGCGCGTATCCGAATCTGAATATTAAACTGACCACGGCCCCCACGGAGGTGTTGATTGACAAGCTGAAAGCGAAGGATATCGATCTGGCCTTCATCCGCAAGGTGGTCAATCCGGCGATCCAGGCTTATCCGTTCTGTGAGGACCCGATTTCTCTATATGTGTATGAAGGGCATCCTCTGGCCCAGGCTAGACGTGCTTCAATCCAGGATATCCGCAGGGAGACGCTCGTGTTTTTTGAATGCGGCTCTTTGGATTGGCTGCGGCTGCACCGCGTATTCGAGAGTATGGAGCAGCCGCCGGATATTGTATATCAGGTGGATAATCTGGAGACGGCCAAAAAGCTGGTGCTGCGAAAGGCGGGCATTGCTTTTCTCCCGGCTTTGAGTGTGCAGGAGGAGGTTGCGGCCGGAACCCTGACCCGGGTAGAGATTGCCGAGACGGAAGGGATCTCGCTCCGGACCAGCCTGATCTCCCTTAATGGAGAGTATGCCGGCTTTATCCAAACGCTGCTGGAGCTGGGAACGGGCAATCAGCTAAATCGACTTATTGTATAG
- a CDS encoding GNAT family N-acetyltransferase → MGEVYRLAELKDAERLLDITYRAYETIRELGLHWPAATADLALIKDNIAKNECYVLEIDGSVEATITLSRGEEIKALTELPFVKWFAVNPDARGKRYGGKLLDWVEENVILGKLGASAVTLATAEKHPWLVPMYERRGYERILELDPQNGDGIMYLMRKKLIGQPTTIQRG, encoded by the coding sequence ATGGGAGAGGTTTACCGGCTGGCAGAGCTGAAGGATGCGGAGCGGCTGCTGGATATAACCTATCGTGCGTATGAGACGATTCGTGAACTCGGGCTGCACTGGCCTGCGGCCACAGCCGATCTGGCGCTGATTAAGGACAATATAGCCAAGAACGAGTGTTATGTGCTGGAGATTGATGGCAGCGTGGAAGCCACAATTACGTTGTCAAGAGGTGAAGAGATCAAGGCGCTCACTGAGCTGCCTTTTGTCAAATGGTTTGCGGTAAATCCGGATGCCCGGGGAAAAAGGTACGGCGGCAAGCTGCTGGACTGGGTTGAGGAGAATGTGATTCTCGGCAAGCTGGGTGCTTCTGCAGTTACTTTGGCTACGGCGGAGAAACATCCCTGGCTGGTTCCGATGTATGAACGGCGGGGATACGAGCGGATTCTGGAGCTGGACCCGCAAAATGGCGACGGGATTATGTATTTAATGCGAAAAAAGCTTATCGGTCAACCAACTACTATTCAAAGGGGCTAA
- a CDS encoding transporter substrate-binding domain-containing protein, whose amino-acid sequence MKKTILLVYGLLLTLVIAGCGTNNNANSSQGSNTAEAAAKTSTEAPAATDAGQVTKIVVGTGTGFPQVCFIDENGKLTGFDVELLKDIDSRLPQYEFELQTMDFSNLLLSLDTKKIDLVAHVMEKNPEREQKYLFNTEPYAHWRNRIVVAKDNNSIKTLDDLKGKKALVGATSAQAQILENYNKEHDNAIKIVYQNGAANDTVSQISSGRVDATLAADFVLPVIDPQAKLKASGPELSSADILYVLRKDDADSKTLADAIDGAIKELKADGTLAKLSTEWLGADVTADEVK is encoded by the coding sequence ATGAAGAAGACGATCCTGCTGGTATATGGACTATTGCTGACACTGGTGATTGCGGGCTGCGGCACGAATAATAATGCAAACAGCAGCCAGGGCAGCAATACCGCTGAAGCAGCAGCGAAAACATCCACAGAGGCTCCTGCCGCAACTGACGCGGGCCAAGTAACCAAAATTGTCGTCGGCACGGGCACCGGTTTTCCACAGGTATGCTTCATTGATGAGAACGGCAAGCTTACAGGCTTCGATGTGGAGCTGCTCAAGGATATCGACAGCCGGCTGCCGCAGTATGAATTTGAACTGCAGACGATGGATTTCAGCAATCTGCTGCTGAGCCTGGATACGAAGAAGATTGACCTGGTCGCTCACGTCATGGAGAAGAATCCGGAGAGAGAGCAGAAATATCTTTTTAATACAGAGCCTTATGCACACTGGAGAAACCGGATTGTGGTTGCCAAAGATAACAACTCGATTAAGACCCTCGATGATCTGAAGGGTAAAAAAGCCCTCGTCGGTGCAACCAGTGCCCAGGCGCAAATCCTGGAGAACTACAACAAGGAGCATGACAATGCAATCAAAATCGTCTATCAGAACGGAGCCGCCAACGATACGGTAAGCCAAATCAGCTCCGGACGGGTGGATGCCACGCTCGCGGCGGATTTTGTACTGCCGGTCATTGATCCGCAAGCCAAGCTGAAGGCATCAGGGCCAGAGCTGTCCTCTGCAGACATTCTCTACGTACTGCGCAAGGATGATGCCGATTCCAAGACGCTGGCTGATGCCATCGACGGAGCAATCAAGGAACTGAAGGCCGATGGAACACTGGCAAAACTGAGCACCGAATGGCTGGGAGCAGACGTTACTGCAGATGAAGTGAAATGA
- a CDS encoding amino acid ABC transporter permease has translation MGAPFDISYVFTFLPKLLTTLGTTLLIVGFSLLAGIVVGFLVALPRLYKVPVLKTFAEIYISFFRGTPILIQLFLFYYGLPEILKLVHVDVTRTPVLFFVILTYGLHTGAFMSEMIRASVTAVDRGQVEAAYAAGMTSFQAFSRIVLPQALGIAVPVFSNLVIALLKDTSLAFTLGVMEMTGKAQTLGSISQHFIETYIALALIYLVISFTLEKLLLVAERRLLRHEVPGSPERKTFSLQKHGSYRRMIAQMGSGKGGGG, from the coding sequence ATGGGGGCACCGTTTGATATCAGCTATGTTTTTACCTTTTTGCCAAAATTGCTGACTACGCTGGGTACAACGCTTTTGATTGTCGGCTTCTCTCTGCTGGCAGGTATTGTGGTAGGCTTCCTGGTGGCCCTCCCCCGTCTGTATAAGGTGCCGGTTCTAAAAACTTTTGCCGAGATTTATATCTCATTTTTCCGGGGAACCCCGATTCTGATTCAGCTGTTCTTGTTCTATTATGGTCTGCCAGAAATATTGAAGCTGGTTCACGTGGATGTGACGCGGACGCCTGTGCTGTTCTTTGTGATTCTGACTTATGGGCTGCACACGGGAGCTTTCATGTCTGAAATGATCCGGGCTTCTGTAACGGCCGTTGACCGGGGGCAGGTGGAGGCTGCTTATGCGGCGGGAATGACGTCTTTTCAAGCTTTTTCACGGATTGTGCTGCCTCAGGCGCTGGGGATCGCGGTTCCTGTGTTCTCCAACCTGGTGATTGCCCTGCTGAAGGATACCTCGCTCGCTTTTACCCTCGGGGTGATGGAGATGACGGGAAAAGCGCAGACGCTGGGGAGCATCAGCCAGCATTTCATTGAGACTTATATTGCGCTTGCCCTGATTTATCTGGTGATCAGCTTTACGCTTGAGAAGCTGCTTCTGGTGGCAGAACGCCGTCTCTTGCGGCATGAAGTACCAGGCAGTCCTGAGAGAAAAACATTTAGTCTGCAAAAGCACGGGTCTTACCGGAGGATGATTGCCCAGATGGGCTCGGGTAAAGGAGGCGGCGGATGA
- a CDS encoding amino acid ABC transporter permease, whose product MKLDPSFIWTAFVQILSAIPTTLYITLVSVSAGLIIGIAVALIRIYKVPLLHPLATGYVTFIRGTPMLTHLLLIYFGLPMIIDGLAAHFGWGFRSVSIPMIGFAYIAFSITAGAYMSEVVRSGLLAVDRGQMEAAHAVGMTTSQALRRIVFPQALAASLPNLSNSVIGMLHGSTLAFTVSVVDINAQAQIVASTNWKFFEAYLAAALIFWGLTFLIERATALIEKRINLYNRGGVI is encoded by the coding sequence ATGAAGCTGGACCCTTCATTTATATGGACAGCATTTGTGCAAATTCTCAGTGCAATCCCAACAACATTGTATATTACGCTTGTCTCGGTAAGTGCCGGTTTGATCATTGGCATCGCCGTTGCACTTATCCGGATTTACAAGGTGCCGCTCCTGCATCCGCTTGCGACCGGGTATGTCACCTTTATCCGCGGGACGCCGATGCTTACCCATCTGCTGCTGATCTATTTCGGGCTGCCGATGATCATTGACGGGCTGGCGGCGCATTTCGGCTGGGGCTTCCGGTCGGTATCCATTCCGATGATCGGCTTTGCCTACATTGCATTCTCGATTACGGCAGGCGCTTATATGTCTGAGGTAGTCCGCTCGGGTCTGCTGGCGGTGGACCGCGGGCAAATGGAGGCTGCCCATGCTGTAGGCATGACTACGTCCCAGGCGCTGCGGCGGATAGTCTTCCCCCAGGCATTGGCGGCGAGCCTGCCGAATCTCTCCAATTCCGTGATTGGCATGCTGCATGGATCAACCCTTGCTTTTACGGTTTCGGTTGTGGACATCAATGCCCAGGCGCAGATTGTCGCCTCCACGAACTGGAAGTTTTTTGAGGCCTATCTGGCGGCGGCGCTGATCTTCTGGGGGCTTACGTTCCTGATTGAACGGGCCACCGCCCTGATCGAAAAGCGGATCAATCTGTACAATCGAGGTGGAGTCATATGA
- a CDS encoding amino acid ABC transporter ATP-binding protein has protein sequence MIELKQISKSFGRHQVLNHIDLTVAKGEVVVILGPSGSGKTTLLRCVNYLEKPSGGEIAIGDFKLDCRHARKKDIHQLRQRTAMVFQQYNLFRHKTALENVMEGLLIVKKLPKEEARKKSIALLEKVGLGAKLDAYPSQLSGGQQQRVGIARALALEPEVILFDEPTSALDPELVGEVLAVIRKIAKEGITMIVVTHEMGFARDVANHVVFMDGGVIVEEGTPTEVFNHPREERTKQFLKRITPELNYSI, from the coding sequence ATGATTGAGCTGAAGCAGATTTCGAAGTCCTTCGGACGCCATCAGGTGCTGAACCATATTGATCTGACGGTTGCCAAAGGCGAGGTTGTGGTCATTCTCGGCCCCAGCGGCTCGGGCAAAACCACGCTGCTCCGCTGCGTGAACTACCTGGAGAAGCCCAGCGGAGGAGAAATCGCCATCGGTGATTTCAAGCTGGACTGCAGGCATGCCCGCAAGAAGGATATTCACCAGCTGCGGCAAAGGACGGCGATGGTCTTCCAGCAGTACAATCTGTTCCGGCACAAAACAGCGCTGGAGAATGTGATGGAGGGACTGCTGATCGTGAAAAAGCTTCCGAAGGAGGAAGCGAGGAAGAAAAGCATCGCGCTGCTGGAGAAGGTGGGCCTCGGCGCAAAGCTTGACGCCTATCCGAGCCAGCTGTCCGGGGGCCAGCAGCAGCGGGTCGGGATTGCCCGGGCGCTTGCGCTGGAGCCGGAAGTGATTCTGTTCGATGAGCCTACTTCGGCTCTCGACCCGGAGCTGGTAGGTGAGGTGCTCGCCGTCATCCGCAAAATTGCCAAGGAAGGCATCACGATGATTGTGGTGACGCATGAGATGGGTTTTGCCCGCGATGTGGCCAATCACGTGGTGTTTATGGACGGCGGGGTCATTGTGGAAGAGGGGACACCAACGGAGGTGTTCAACCATCCGCGTGAAGAAAGAACCAAGCAGTTCCTGAAGCGGATTACGCCGGAGCTGAACTATTCGATCTAG
- a CDS encoding LLM class flavin-dependent oxidoreductase, with protein MAIVISVLDQSPIYPGETPEEAFQHTVKLAQLSERLGFRRFWVSEHHDSEQVAGSSPEVLVSHLLAKTERIRVGSGGIMLQHYSPYKVAENFNVLASLAPGRVDLGVGRAPGGLPRSTQALQQGGAEAPSLTDKITELEQYVHNRLAADHPLAGLKAGPIPGTPPELYVLGASVASAEIAASLGLPYVFSLFISGDQAVALEAIRAYRSGFDTSQGREPQAIIALAVLAAETEAEAKELAGAHKLIRIHLASGKTLTVATREQAEEFTRQSKEAYTLEEREPEITKGTKEAVREQLLALAGASGVTEFIVTTNIQSFDKRLRSFELLHEAFAEVPAEA; from the coding sequence ATGGCTATTGTAATCAGCGTATTGGATCAGAGTCCAATCTATCCCGGTGAAACACCGGAAGAAGCCTTTCAGCATACGGTCAAGCTGGCTCAGCTGTCCGAACGGCTGGGCTTCCGCCGTTTCTGGGTATCAGAGCATCATGATTCCGAGCAGGTGGCGGGCTCATCCCCGGAGGTGCTGGTCTCGCATCTGCTTGCCAAGACAGAGCGTATCCGGGTAGGCTCCGGCGGCATCATGCTCCAGCATTACAGCCCTTATAAGGTAGCGGAAAATTTCAATGTGCTGGCTTCGCTGGCGCCGGGACGGGTAGATCTTGGAGTCGGCCGGGCACCGGGAGGACTGCCCCGGAGCACTCAGGCACTGCAGCAGGGCGGAGCCGAAGCGCCTTCCCTGACGGATAAAATTACAGAGCTTGAGCAATATGTGCATAACCGGCTGGCGGCAGATCATCCCCTGGCCGGACTAAAAGCGGGACCGATTCCGGGCACTCCGCCGGAGCTATATGTGCTTGGCGCGAGCGTAGCCAGCGCGGAAATTGCCGCCAGCCTTGGACTGCCTTACGTCTTCTCGCTGTTCATCAGCGGTGACCAGGCGGTGGCGCTGGAAGCGATCCGGGCCTACCGGAGCGGCTTTGACACCTCGCAAGGGAGAGAGCCGCAGGCCATAATCGCCCTTGCCGTGCTGGCTGCCGAGACGGAGGCGGAGGCCAAGGAGCTGGCCGGAGCGCATAAGCTGATCCGGATTCATCTGGCCAGCGGCAAGACGCTGACGGTAGCCACCCGCGAGCAGGCGGAGGAGTTCACCCGGCAGAGCAAGGAAGCGTACACGCTCGAAGAGCGGGAGCCGGAGATCACGAAGGGAACCAAGGAAGCGGTCCGTGAGCAGCTGCTGGCGCTGGCCGGGGCCTCCGGTGTCACGGAGTTCATCGTGACGACGAATATACAGTCCTTTGACAAGCGGCTCCGCTCCTTTGAGCTGCTGCATGAGGCATTCGCTGAAGTGCCTGCGGAGGCATAG
- a CDS encoding amidohydrolase → MSIRNAEHGAQALNEKVIGIRRHLHQHPELSNEEFETTRYIISLLEQAGITIIDYGLTTGVIAEIGGLQDGPVVALRADIDALPIQEETGLPYASLHPGKSHACGHDFHTAALMGAAYQLKQQEPDLKGKVRLLFQPAEEKAKGAQQIIASGALEGVRAVIGMHNKPDLPVGTLGITGGPLMAAADGFVVEVRGAGSHAAVPEAGTDPIVAASHIVTALQSIVSRNVSALQSAVVSVTKLHSGNSWNIIPETAVLEGTIRTFEEAVRSKVLERFGQVAAGVAAALGAEAAVRWLGGPPPVNNDAGLARLGEETAATLGFDYLKPSPSPAGEDFAFYQRVVPGLFVFVGTAGSREWHHPAFNLDEAALPVGAAFFAGLAVRVLEHLSAGEGAAS, encoded by the coding sequence ATGAGTATTCGCAACGCGGAGCATGGAGCACAGGCGTTAAATGAAAAGGTGATCGGCATCCGCCGCCATCTTCACCAGCACCCGGAGCTTTCGAATGAGGAATTCGAAACGACCCGATATATTATCTCTCTGCTGGAGCAGGCCGGAATAACCATTATTGACTATGGCCTGACGACCGGTGTCATCGCGGAGATCGGCGGATTGCAGGATGGTCCGGTGGTCGCCCTGCGCGCCGATATTGATGCGCTGCCGATTCAGGAGGAAACCGGGCTGCCCTATGCTTCGCTTCATCCCGGCAAAAGCCATGCCTGCGGGCATGACTTTCATACGGCAGCGCTGATGGGTGCCGCCTATCAACTGAAACAGCAGGAGCCTGATTTGAAAGGAAAGGTCCGGCTTCTGTTCCAGCCCGCTGAGGAGAAGGCGAAAGGCGCTCAGCAGATTATAGCCAGTGGAGCGCTGGAGGGCGTCCGTGCCGTCATCGGCATGCATAATAAGCCGGACCTGCCGGTAGGCACTCTTGGCATAACCGGCGGGCCTTTGATGGCGGCGGCAGACGGCTTTGTGGTGGAGGTGCGGGGAGCCGGATCACACGCGGCCGTGCCGGAGGCAGGGACGGACCCCATTGTGGCCGCTTCGCATATCGTTACGGCGCTGCAGAGCATCGTCAGCCGCAACGTCAGCGCGCTGCAAAGTGCGGTAGTCAGCGTTACGAAGCTGCATAGCGGGAATTCCTGGAACATTATCCCTGAGACGGCGGTGCTGGAGGGCACGATCCGCACGTTTGAAGAAGCCGTGCGGAGCAAAGTGCTGGAGCGCTTCGGGCAGGTAGCGGCCGGTGTAGCCGCTGCCTTGGGAGCCGAAGCGGCAGTGCGCTGGCTCGGCGGACCGCCGCCGGTGAATAATGACGCCGGACTGGCCCGGCTGGGCGAAGAAACCGCCGCCACGCTGGGTTTCGATTACTTGAAGCCATCACCATCGCCGGCGGGAGAGGATTTTGCTTTTTATCAGCGCGTGGTTCCCGGGTTGTTCGTCTTTGTGGGCACTGCGGGAAGCCGGGAGTGGCATCATCCCGCATTCAATCTGGATGAGGCGGCACTGCCGGTGGGAGCTGCATTTTTTGCCGGCCTGGCTGTCCGGGTGCTGGAGCATCTCTCTGCGGGAGAGGGTGCAGCATCATAG
- the solA gene encoding N-methyl-L-tryptophan oxidase — protein MAKPPGYDVIIVGAGSMGMSAGYYLARQGVKTLLVDAFDPPHTEGSHHGETRLIRHAYSGDPAYIDLALRAHVLWKELEQESGTELLVPSGVLNLADQSVYSFADRLAEAEKRQVRVERLDADEIRRRWPVLNLPEHFGAMYEPDAGYLYSEKCIAVYRKLALAHGAQLLTNTRVLNVTTREGSVTVHTQSGDYHGAAAILSAGAWFGSLPPFAALPIQAIRKVVGWFQSTPDFDAGSFPGFTLGTGEGGYYGFPSIGGAGLKIGRHDTGRVWRPGEPLAPFGSEESDEGDLRRVLEAYLPGAAGRLLKGSVCKYEHTPDEDFIIDRHPAYRHILLAGGFSGHGFKFSSVVGEILADLAAGRASKQNIGPFSLSRFDLLPDQPQSGLTLEGI, from the coding sequence ATAGCGAAGCCCCCGGGTTATGACGTTATTATTGTCGGTGCCGGCTCGATGGGCATGAGTGCCGGATATTATCTTGCCAGGCAGGGCGTAAAAACGCTGCTGGTTGATGCCTTCGATCCCCCGCATACCGAGGGGAGCCATCACGGGGAGACCCGGCTGATCCGGCATGCCTACAGCGGTGATCCGGCCTATATCGACTTGGCATTGCGGGCGCATGTGCTGTGGAAGGAATTGGAACAGGAGAGCGGAACGGAGCTGCTGGTCCCTTCCGGCGTGCTGAACCTGGCCGACCAGAGCGTGTATTCCTTCGCGGACCGGCTTGCAGAGGCGGAGAAGCGGCAGGTGCGGGTAGAGCGGCTTGATGCAGATGAAATCCGCCGCCGCTGGCCGGTCCTGAATCTGCCTGAACATTTCGGGGCGATGTATGAGCCGGATGCCGGATACCTGTACAGCGAGAAATGTATCGCCGTGTACCGGAAGCTGGCACTCGCCCACGGAGCGCAGTTACTGACAAATACACGCGTGCTGAATGTGACTACACGCGAAGGCAGTGTCACCGTGCATACGCAGAGTGGTGATTATCACGGAGCGGCGGCTATTCTCAGTGCCGGAGCCTGGTTTGGATCCTTGCCGCCGTTTGCCGCCTTGCCGATCCAAGCGATCCGCAAGGTGGTCGGCTGGTTTCAGAGCACACCGGACTTTGATGCCGGGAGCTTTCCGGGCTTTACGCTGGGTACCGGGGAGGGCGGCTATTACGGCTTTCCCAGCATTGGCGGGGCAGGGCTGAAGATCGGCCGCCATGATACCGGCCGGGTATGGAGGCCGGGAGAACCTCTCGCTCCCTTTGGCAGCGAGGAGAGCGATGAAGGAGATCTCCGCCGCGTGCTGGAGGCTTATTTGCCCGGCGCGGCCGGAAGGCTGCTCAAAGGGTCAGTCTGCAAATATGAGCATACCCCGGATGAGGATTTCATTATCGACCGCCATCCGGCTTATCGCCATATTCTGCTCGCCGGAGGGTTCTCGGGGCATGGCTTTAAATTTTCCAGCGTGGTCGGCGAAATATTGGCGGATCTGGCGGCAGGGAGAGCTTCGAAACAGAATATCGGGCCATTTTCCTTGTCCCGCTTTGACTTATTACCGGACCAGCCGCAGTCCGGACTTACTTTGGAGGGGATCTAA
- a CDS encoding DinB family protein, with the protein MSSVQIRDYLNTYDQLVQSLEGLSEEQLRWKAAPSNWSVTEVLAHLADHSIVVSFRIRDILAGTEAQLPVFNQDAWVSGQHANGGHAADSLELFRSLLYYNSLLFNRLGDGEWEKSGINFKGEAVSIADIVRSFTGHVQTHLAQIERIKQDAVSRALPRFH; encoded by the coding sequence ATGAGCAGCGTGCAAATCCGGGATTATCTCAATACGTATGACCAGCTGGTACAGTCACTGGAAGGGCTGAGTGAGGAACAGCTACGATGGAAAGCTGCACCGTCCAACTGGAGCGTTACCGAGGTGCTCGCGCATCTGGCCGATCACAGCATTGTGGTTTCCTTCCGCATCCGTGACATTCTGGCCGGGACTGAGGCACAGCTGCCGGTATTTAACCAGGACGCTTGGGTTAGCGGCCAGCATGCCAATGGCGGCCATGCCGCAGACAGCCTGGAGCTGTTCCGCAGCCTCCTTTACTACAACAGTCTGCTGTTCAACCGGCTGGGTGACGGGGAATGGGAGAAAAGCGGAATTAATTTCAAGGGGGAAGCCGTCAGTATTGCGGACATCGTCCGCAGCTTCACAGGGCATGTGCAGACGCACCTGGCCCAGATCGAGCGGATTAAGCAGGACGCTGTAAGCAGGGCGCTGCCGCGGTTCCATTAA
- a CDS encoding LLM class flavin-dependent oxidoreductase yields MTKPKQLKLGALLHGVGGSTSMWRHPDAKPDASVNFELYKQWVQKAEEGKLDLIFIADGLYINEKSIPHFLNRFEPLTILSALAGVSSKIGLVGTLSTSYSEPFTVARQFGSLDVISGGRAGWNVVTSPLEGSALNYGRKEHPDHGKRYRIAAEYLQVARGLWDSWEDDAFVRNKETGVFFDPEKMHTLDHEGEFFSVKGPLNIARSKQGGPVIFQAGSSEVGKNYASREADAVFTGHDTLEEAQEFYRDVKARVASFGRNPDEVLIFPGIGPILGDTPEEAERKYQEVAGLVTIENALNYLGRFFEHHDFSQYPLDEPFPELGDLGRNSFQSGTDKIKKNAREKGLTLREVALQAATPRSSFIGTPEQVADQIQAWFEAGAADGFMLAAAVPNGLEEFVDRVVPILQERGLFRTEYESDTLRGNLGLPVPANRYAKAPVPSQQV; encoded by the coding sequence ATGACCAAGCCCAAACAACTGAAGCTGGGTGCGCTGCTGCACGGAGTCGGGGGCAGCACATCCATGTGGCGCCATCCTGACGCCAAGCCGGATGCCAGTGTAAACTTTGAGCTCTACAAGCAGTGGGTACAGAAGGCTGAGGAAGGCAAGCTGGACCTGATCTTCATAGCAGACGGTTTATATATCAATGAGAAATCCATTCCGCATTTCCTGAACCGTTTTGAGCCGCTGACCATTCTTAGCGCACTGGCGGGAGTCAGCAGCAAAATTGGTCTGGTCGGCACGTTGTCTACCTCCTATAGCGAGCCTTTCACCGTGGCGCGGCAATTCGGATCACTGGATGTGATCAGCGGCGGCCGGGCAGGCTGGAATGTGGTAACTTCGCCGCTGGAAGGCTCTGCGCTGAATTATGGCCGGAAGGAGCACCCCGACCATGGCAAACGCTACCGGATTGCTGCGGAATATTTGCAGGTGGCGCGCGGCTTGTGGGACTCCTGGGAGGATGATGCATTTGTCCGCAATAAGGAGACAGGCGTCTTTTTTGACCCGGAAAAAATGCATACACTGGACCATGAAGGTGAATTCTTCTCCGTCAAAGGCCCGCTGAACATCGCCCGCTCGAAGCAGGGCGGGCCGGTTATTTTCCAGGCGGGTTCTTCAGAGGTCGGAAAGAATTATGCCTCCAGAGAGGCGGATGCTGTCTTCACAGGGCATGACACGCTGGAGGAAGCACAGGAATTCTACCGGGATGTGAAGGCGCGGGTAGCTTCTTTTGGGCGAAATCCCGATGAAGTGCTGATCTTTCCCGGCATTGGTCCCATCCTTGGCGATACGCCTGAGGAAGCAGAGCGCAAATATCAGGAGGTTGCCGGACTGGTAACGATTGAGAACGCGCTGAATTATCTGGGCAGATTTTTTGAGCATCATGATTTCTCACAATATCCGCTGGATGAGCCTTTTCCGGAGCTGGGAGACTTGGGCCGGAACAGCTTTCAGAGTGGCACGGATAAAATCAAGAAAAATGCCAGGGAAAAAGGCCTGACCCTGCGTGAGGTCGCCCTGCAGGCGGCTACTCCGCGCAGCAGCTTCATCGGTACACCGGAGCAGGTGGCGGATCAGATTCAGGCCTGGTTTGAAGCCGGAGCGGCAGATGGATTTATGCTGGCAGCGGCTGTGCCAAACGGCCTGGAGGAATTTGTGGACCGTGTGGTTCCGATCCTGCAGGAACGGGGATTGTTCCGCACGGAATACGAAAGTGATACCCTGCGGGGCAATCTCGGTCTTCCGGTTCCGGCCAACCGTTATGCGAAGGCTCCAGTGCCTTCGCAGCAGGTGTGA